Genomic window (Enterobacteriaceae bacterium 4M9):
GGGTAACGCGCCGGGATTTGACAGACCTGCTGCCTGCCCGAGCGCCATTTCACCATGGCGTGCGCCCACACCAGGTGCACGACGTTTTGCGGTGCCTGGAAGGTGATGCTCTCAAGCTCGGCGTAAGGAACCCAGCAGTAGCGGCTATCAATAATCAGCTCGCACACGGGCCCCAGTCGGCTGTCGGCATCCGCCAGCCAGTTGAACGACTCGCGCACCGTTTCCTCTTTATCACGGGCAAGCAATAGCTCGCCTCCGCTGGCGGCGGCCAGTTCGAATGCCTCATCGCGCACATCACAGGCGCGGGCGTTTTCCATGCCCATCGCACTGACCAGCATGGTCATCCACGCCTGCGGCGGCGTGAGAAACTCAGGAGCGGCCTGGGCGCGGAACACGCGCTCGCGCTGGATTTCCGCAGCCACGGTGTCGGTAAGCTGCTGGGTCGTGGGTTTGGCTACCGGGGTCAGTGCCTGCCAGGCTTGTAGCTGAACGCGCCCGCGCGCCCAGTCGCCATGTAGCAGCAAGAGTTGTACCCAGGTGGCGCGTGGGTCAGCGCTGCCGGGGGCAGCCTTCACTGCCGCCTCGGCGAGGGCCACAGAGTCAGACAGGCTGTGGTCATGCAACAGAGCATCTAATGATTTCATGGGGTATCTCCAGAATCGGTAGAAGAAGAGGGCGGCATAATGAGATGTTCATCCAGCGGCAGCATTTGCAGCAGCGTGGCTTCCTGCGGTGAGCCAACCCAGACCGCAATGGCACTGTAGTTATCTGCGCTGGGCTGTGCAGAGGACAGATTTTCGATAAGCATCAGCCACTCTTGCGGGCTTTGTGACAGGCGCAGCGTATGCTCCAGCATCGCCACGTTATAGCGCTGCCAGAAACCGTCGCTACACAGCAAAAACGCGTCACCGTCACTGAGATCCAACGTTGAACTGAAACTGGGGCTGGTCGTGTCATCCCCGAGCGCGCAGTACAGCAGGTTGTCCGGTGCGGTGCCTTGCTGGAAGCCGGCGTCGCGCATTTTCTGCGCTAGGCTGTGGTCGCGGGTGGCCTGGCAGATATAGCCGTTACGAAACAGATAAAGCCGACTGTCGCCCGCGTGTATCCAGTGCGCCTGCTGGCTTTGTCGGTCAATAAATAGCGTCACCAGCGTAGTGCGCATACGGCTGCTTTCCCGGCTCTGCGCTTGTTGCATTACCTGCTGTAGCTGGTCAATCAGAGCTGGCGCGTCTTGCGGCGGACATGGTTTGCCCTGGCTTGCGTGTCTGAGCATAAAGTGACAGGCAAGCGACGCCGCACGCGCGCCGCCTTCATCCCCCGCAACGCCGTCACACAGCACAAAACAGGCGGCGTGCTCCCCGAGGTAGTGCCCGGTTTTATCCTGGTTTTCTGCGCGGCTGCCGCGCTGCGAGCAGGAAAAGGTCTCTATCTTCATGGTGATTCCCGCCGCAGTTGCGAGGCTTTGTACTGGCGCACCTCAATGTCGTAGGCATGTAAAAATGCTTCGCCAAACAGGGTGTGGAAATCGTCCTCCACTTCGTTTGCGACCTGCTGGTACTGCGCTTTTAACGTGTCCCATAGCTGCGCTTTGTGGTTGCCGTTAAACAGCCCCCGGTTGGTGGGTTGTTCAGCCGCCTTTTTCTCCAGCGTGTCGGGGTGAAAGGTTTGCAGCATGGCGGCAATAATGGCGCGCACACCGGCTATCATGCCGAGCTGGTGGGCTTGCAGGTCGATCATGGCATCGCGCACGGCGCTTTCCGGCGGCGTAAAGCCCGGCATCGGCGTGCTGAAAATTTGCATCAGGACCGTTTTGCCTGAGGGCAGCATTTTGAAAGGGTTATTTTCCTCTTCCAGAATCATGGTCATCTCGGCCTTCAGCCCGCGCTTGAGGATGCTGCGTGAAGACAGCAGCGCCACGGTGCCCTGTGAAAACAGACTCAGCAGGCGGCCTGCCAGGCGCAATTGCTCCGGCGAGAAGTCCGGTGCGACCGGCGCATCATCAAGGCCCAGTCCGTCTACGAACGCGCTGAATAGCTCACCGTGTAATTGCTCCTGCGAGCAAGATTTGGTGTGCTGAAAAGGCTGGTGGCGGATGGGGTCAACGCCCATTCGCGCGGGTTGGGGAGGCGGAACATGGGCCAGCGGCTCCGGTGGGGCGACAACTGGCTGCACGGCGGGGGCGCTGCTTTGCGCTGCCTGCGGCGCTGGCACGCTGTGCGCCTCAGGCACCGGGGAGACATACAGCATGGCGCTGTCGGGTTCTGGCTCAGGCATCAGCGTGAACAGCGGCTCCAGCCCGTCGCTCACCGGCGGTGGTGGGTCATCCAGCGCGGCGGTCAGTGGCACGGCGTTATCAATAAACAAATCCGTAGGGTCAGGCGTGCTTTTGATATCGGCGTCCTGGCGCATCCAGTCGGCGGCCTGGGCATCTGCCGGGTTGAACAGCGGCGGCCAGACGGTTTGCGCTGGGGCCGACGGCGCTTCTGGCTCGTGCTCTGGTGTGTTGAGGTCCAGCAGCACGCTTGGCGTGGTGTCATTGAGAATGGTTGTCCGGGCCAGCGTCTCGTCCTGTTCGAACAGGTGCCCGGGATCGCTGCTTTTAATTAGAAATGTGGACAGGTCCACTTCTTCGTACTGGGCGAGTGGGTCTGCTGCGGTGGCGCTACTCTTGCCTGTGGCATAAAGCGGGTGGTCAGTTTCCAGATGCGCCGCAGGCATCGGTTTGGCAACAAAGCGAGTAAACTCGGCTTCCAGTTCATCCCAAACGGCCTCGTGGATATTGTGTTTAACAGGCGCGGACATGTCGGTCTGCATGGCCGTTGACGGTATGCTCTGGTAGGTCAGGCTCACGCTAAACTGATAGCCGCCAATGTCTATCACGTCGCCTTCGGCCAGCGGCTGTTGCACGTTGTGAGCCAGTTCGCGTCCGTTGAGGATGAGTGGTGTGGTGCTGCCCCGGTGGGTAATAGCACACTCGCCGCCCGGTGAGAGGTGCACTACCGCCTGCAGACGTGAAATCGCACGCGTCTGGTCGGGCAGAATTAACGTATTATCTGTTCCGCGACCGATTGTTCCCCCCGGCGTTTTAAAATCACAATAGCTCTGGGGTAATTTTTCGTTATCCTTATTCCTGGTCACAATTAGCCGCATAGACGCTCACTTCCTGTAAACTTGATATTTCATTACGTCCTCGCAATAGTTACGTGCAATAAACGTCAGGCGTTCAGCACGTAATATGCGATGTGTTGCATGGCGGAAAACAATTTCCCCAGAAACTGGGGAAATTGTTATTACCGATTACGCCTCGCAGTTTTGTTTAATATCCCAGCCAGAGCAGCTTTCAGCACCTTTGCCACCCTGATCGGTTTGCTCCCAGTACTGTTGCTGGACTTTAGCTGCCTGGAAGGCATAGAGAATGCCTACCGTGTCATGATCGTCTGCACCGGTGTACTGAATATTCGTGACCAGCACATCTTCCAGGGTGATTTTGGCATATTCCATTTGCCCGCCGCCTGCTTTACAGACGGATAACTCTACTTTCGCCAGATGCTTACCGTTGGCGCAGTGCTTGAGCAGAGAAGGCGTCGATTTGTCGATAAGCGCTTTAACATGCAGATCGTTAAAGCAGACCTTACCGGTACCGCCGCCGCCGCCAACACCCATATTGCCAGGCTGAGAAGCACCCCAGGAAAATGAAATAATGTCAGTCCAGCCTTTATGGTTGGAGTCTTTAGATTCACCACTGGCGCCATCAACTTTCATGAACATATCAATTGCCATAACTAAACCTCTTTAAGTTAAGTTGAATCAATTCCGTTTTAAAGCAACGGTGGTTTACGGCACAGAGAATCCCGCTCTCCTGAAACAGGAAAGAAAAATGTCTGCACTGTTCTTTCGCGTCAGATATTCCGCAGGCAGATTATTTCAGCGTGCAGAAATAAAAGACGCGTGAGCTGACATCATTAACTTTGTTTTAATGACGGCAGCTTCGATACTAAACGCAACGAAACCGTTAACCCCTCCAGTTGATAATGCGGGCGCAGGAAAAACTTCGCTGCATAATATCCCGGGTTATCTTCTATTTCCTGAACCTTCACTTCTGCCGCCGCCAGCGGTTTTCTGGCTTTGGTTTCCTGTGAGGAGTTGGCCGGATCGCCATCGACGTAATTCATTATCCAGTTGTTAAGCCACTGCTCCATGTCGTCGCGCTCGCGAAACGAACCAATCTTGTCGCGCACGATGCACTTGAGATAGTGTGCAAAACGACAGCAGGCGAACAGATACGGCAGGCGCGCTGCCAGTTGGGCGTTGGCGGTAGCATCCGGGTCGTAGTATTCCGCGGGTTTTTGCAGCGACTGGGCGCCAATAAACGCGGCGAAGTCGGAGTTTTTACGGTGAATCAATGACATAAAGCCATTTTTTGCCAGCTCTGCCTCGCGCCGGTCGCTGATGGCGATTTCGGTCGGGCATTTCATATCCACGCCGCCGTCGTCGCTCGGGAACGTGTGGCAAGGGAGGTCGGCTACCGCACCGCCGGACTCCACGCCGCGAATTGCCGTACACCAGCCGTACTCTTTGAATGAGTGGTTGATGTTGACCGCCATCGCGTAGGCCGCGTTGGTCCAGGTGTAGTTTTCATGGGTCGCGCTGTCGGTCTCTTCTTCAAAGTCGAATTCGTCAACCGGGTTGGTGCGTATGCCGTAGGGCAGGCGCGACAGAAAGCGCGGCATGGCAAGCCCAAGGTAGCGGGAGTCTTCGGATTCACGCAGGCTGCGCCAGGCGGCGTATTCCGTGTTCTGGAATATTTTGGTCAGATCGCGCGGGTTGCCCAACTCCTGCCAGGTTTCCATCTGCATCACACTGGGCGAAGCCCCGGTGATGAACGGGCAGTGCGAGGCAGCGCTGATTTTCGCCATTTCGCCCAGTAGCTCCACATCCGGTGGGCTGTGGTCAAAATAGTAGTCACCCACCAGGCAGCCGAACGGCTCGCCGCCGAACTGGCCGTATTCCTGCTCGTAAATGTTTTTAAACAGCGGACTCTGGTCCCAGCCAACGCCTTTGTAGCGCTTGAGGCTGCGGCCCAGTTCTGACTTGGAAATGCTGATAAAACGAATTTTCAGCATCTCATCGGTCTCGGTGTTGTTAACCAGGTAGTGCAGTCCCTGCCACGCGCCCTCCAGCTGCTGGAACGTCGGGTGGTGGATTATCTTGTTAATCTGGCGCGACAGCTTGTTGTCGATTTCGGCTATCAGTGCCTGAATGGTGCGGTAGGCGTCGGCAGAGACGGTGACCGTGTTTTCCAGCGCCTGGTGTGCCAGCGTTTTCACCGCGTTTTCTACGGCCGCTTTGGCCTGGTCGGTTTTAGGGCGAAACTCTTTTTGCAACAATGAATTAAATTCATCGCTGGTATAAGCCCGCACCACGGGTTTGCTGTGCTGCTCAAATTGCTGGCTCATGGCTGTTCCTCCACGTCAGTGGCAGTGTGCGTAACGTCAGGCTCGGGTTGTTTGGGGGCCTGGGTGAGGGACTGCAACAGCAGAGGGTTTCTCAGTACTTTGGTAATCAGCTCCTCGGCACCGCTTTTGCCATCCATATAGGACAGCAGGTTTGACAGCTCGGTGCGGGCATCAAGCAGTTGTTTGAGCGGTTCCACCTTGCGTGCGATTTCGGCTGGCGAGAAGTCGTCCATGCTCTCAAACACCAGCTCTACGTTGATCTTCCCTTCGTCGTTGAGGGTGTTTTCAACCGGGAATGCCACACGCGGCTTGAGCGACTTCATGCGGTCGTCAAAGTTATCGATGTCGATTTCCAGAAACTTGCGCTCTTCCAGACCCGGCTGCGGCTCCAGCGGTGTGCCCACCAGGTCCGCCATCACGCCCATCACAAAGGGCAGCTGGATTTTGCGCTCCGCGCCGTAAATCTCAACGTCGTACTCAATTTGCACGCGGGGGGCGCGGTTACGCGCGATGAATTTTTGCCCGCTGCGAGATTTCATCAATGCCATTGGTTACTCCCTGACTCCATGTTAATGCGGATGGTTAACGCTGTTTCAGCACGCTGCTGTGCCGCTGCCTGGTTAGCTCTCGTTGTCCTTGCCTCCCGTGCCAAATAGGGTTTCCAGCTGGCGCAGGCCGTCCGGTGCCAGATTGCTCACTATCTGCAAAAAGTTCAGGTTGATGACCTTTTGCAGCCGCTCAATCATCAGCGGTGCCGGGTGACTTGGCTCATAACGCACAAAGTAGTCCTTCACTTTCTCCAGCAGATGGATGGCGTCTGCCCGGGACTGAACCTGACCAAAACCAAACTCCACCGGCGGCAGCGTAAGCGTGTCGTCGGGTAACCCTCGGACCTCAGGCGAAAGAATCAGGTCCGGTTCGGCGTCGTGCGTCTGCGTGTGACGGGCGCTGGCGATGGCCTGAGTCAGCGTGCTAAAGCCGCTTGTCAGCAGGGTCATGTCTGCCAGTGCGCCATCCCCCAGGTGCAGATGAATGGCGTGGCGCAGCTTGCCCAGCGTGTCGTTTATCGGGTCGATAACCGCAAGGCTGGCATGATGCGGGTTGCTCAGTTCATTGCGCAGGCGCGCCAGGCCGTCCGGGTAGCCGGGCAACTCCTGTTTTGAGCCGTCGAGCAAGGCGCAGGCATCGCGCAGCGACAGTTCGCTGCCGCTACTTTTAAACAACGTGGCGCCGCGTACCGCCTGGGTAAGCTGTGAGCTGTCACCAAGCCAGGCCAGGGCGTTGATGCGAAAAAACGGATCGCGCTCGCCTTCGCTTTCCAGTTGCGGATAAAGCGCGTGCCAGTAGCGCTCAATGGCCTGGTAGATAAGCTGCAAGCCGTCGGCGTAGCCCTGTAGCCCGCGCACCTGGGTCCAGGCGAGCGTGAGGTAAAACATCACTCTTAAATCTTTGGTGCGGCTAAACAGGCCGACGGCGGTGCGCTCAACCGCTGCCCAGTCGGGGGCTTCTGCCGGGATAATCGTGTCGCCAAACTGCTGTTCGGGTTTACCTGCGGCCAGCTGTTCGAGCTTCATAAACTCGGCGTCATATTCGAGATTTGCACCGCAGCTGTTTTCAGCGCTGACCGGTGCCAGCAGATGTTCAGTGGTCATTGCGGTTGCTCCCTAATCAAACATTTGTCCGTAGTGCTCCGGGCGGGCATCCGTCATGCCGTCGGCCGGAGCAAACAGGTGGTGAAACAGCTGTACCGTGAGGTTGCCGCTGTGGACCCAGGCATCAAACGGCGCGCCAGATGCGCTACAGCGCCACCAGATACTGGCGTAACGCTGCGGGTCAAACGCCTCAAGCCATTCATCCGCGTCCTGTGGTGTGCCGTCCTGCTCGCACTCGCTGGGCAGTAGCTGGCCCAGCGCCTGTAAGGCCTGGTCAATGCGTTCCACCGAGTGGCCGTGGCGCACGCCGGGGCGCAGCACCTGGGCCAGTTCGCCGCACAGCGCAGGAGCCTGCACCAACAGCCCGTGGTGCCAGTGCTGCGGTGCAATCTGCCACATCGCAAACAGCGGATAGTGGCGGCCTACGCGGTCATGCGACGGCATCAGGCAACCCATCTGCACCTGTGGCGTGCCGAGGGTGGCCGGAAGAATGAAGTGCCACAGCGGCGCACCGCTGAGCGAATAACGCGTGCGATGGGCGCTGGCCACCTGGCGTGCCGCAAGCCCTGACTGAAACCAGTGCGCCCACTGATTGACCAGCGTGGCGGGCAGGCCGCGCTGCACAAAATCACCGTTACCGGGGATTTTGCCGTACCAGCCGATAGTGCTGCCGGTCGGTGTCTGTGCGTGTTCATCATTCAGGTTCATCATTCCTCCCTACGGGCAACTGAAGGCGATGGGCTGGAAAGGGTTACGCACGCTGTGTGGCGTAAACTCCAGCACGACACGGTGGCCTTCCAGGTCGAACGTCACCGTTTGGGTGAGCGATGTGCGGCTGCGCGCACGCGTTGCTTTATCCATCAGCCGGTGTAACGCCCAGTCGCCGGAGGTGGTCAGGTTGGTCGTTTTGCCGTCGGCCAGGTCGAGTTGCAGGCTCACCTGGTTGGTGTTGCCCGTGCCAGGCCAGCTCACCACGGTTGGCACAATCGGGCCGTGGCTGTAGCGCAGCACCTGCCCGTCGAGGTTGAGCGTCATATTGAGAATGTCCGCATCCATGCTCACGGGTTTGAGGGTCAGCGTGTAAGACGGGGTCTGGCTGCGGCCGTTAAACCAGGTGTCGCGAATGACGCGTGCCTGCTGGAATGAGCGCAGCATACCGCTGCCGCCAGCCAGCGTTTTACCGTCTACGCCGGGGTTAAAGCGCCATGCTGCGCGTGACGTATCGACTTTGCCTTCGAGGTTCTGGCGAAAAAAGCTGTCCATGATGCCGCTATCGGGAGCGAACATGCGGGCAAAGTCCTGGCTGGCGATGTCCAGAGAGGCGTTTTGCGCCAGCGGGTAGCGCCCGGCAATGGCCTGGCGGCAGAAGCTTGTCACTTCAAACCCGGCCCGCTTTTGTAGCCCTTCCAGCTCCTTTTGCTGCGAGTCGCTGCTTGCGCCCACCGCCAGTGACAGCATCATGTCCTTAAAGGGTTGCGGCAGGCGGCCTGCCTCTGCCTGAAGCGCCAGAATAACGTCGCCCGGTGGGGCGGCCATGCCGCTGTTGGCCGCGCTTTGTACCGCGATCAGGTAGTTGTAAAGCCCATCGGCCTGTTTGAGCACCGCATCAAAGGCGATGCTTTTGCTGCCTTCACCGCTGCTTTGCGCCAGTTCGATAATGGGAGCAAAGTGCTTAATGGCCACCTGTTCCGGCTGGTTTGACAGGTCACCGCCCGCTGACGCGCGCTCATCGTTCTGGCGCGAAGAGAACAGGTAGTCGAGCAGCCCGCTGTCGCTTTTTTCGTTTTTACTCAGCGCAACGCTGTTGTCTTTGCGCTCCTGCTCGTCGGTCAGCTTGACGTTGGCGACCACGTTAACCAGAAACTGGCGCAGCGGTGAGTCGCCAGCAGACAGCAGGCGTGCGGTGCTGATGCGCTGACTCAGGCTGGCAATGTTTTTAAGCCCAACGTCATCGAGTAGTGCATCCCAGGTGTTGATAAAATCCTGCATATACAGCAGGCGCACGGTCTTTTGCAGTTCCGCACGATTTTCGGGACTGAGTGCGCTTTCACTCACGTTCAGGACCCAGCCATCCTCGGTGAGCAGCGTTTGCGTGACATCGTCAATACGTTTGTTGAACGCCAGCCAGTAACCTCTGGGGGTGTACAGGCCAGGGATAGCGTCGGCGGCGAGCTTGCCGCTTTTGCGCTGGAAGGCAAGCTCCGCCTGGGCACCGGCGAGGTCGGTTAATGACACTGGTTTTAAGGCATTTTCCTTAAGGAGGATGCGCTTAAGGCGGCCATAAATGCGTACCGACAGCGGGGCTTCATTGAGGCGCTGTTGCGCTGCCTGTTCAAGCCGGGTGTTGCGCTGGTAAGGCGAGGCCTGCACACGCTCATCAAGCAGCGCTTTCAGGTGCGTTTCAAGCTGCTGCCACGCCGCCCGGGTGGTGGAGGCACTGGCGCTGCGCTGGAGGTTTAACATCACCCAGGTACGCAGGTATTTGCCGTCGTAGCGTTCGGCCTCATACATCATGCGGTAGGCTTTCAGCGCTTCAAAACTGAAGTCCGGATCGGCGCCAATGTCGTTGCGTAAAATAGAACTGACCTGCCAGGCAACAAAGGGAAGCAGCACATTTTTTAGCGCCTTCTGGTAGAGCGCATTGCCAGCGGTTTCCACCTGCGTGCCGCGGTACAGCCCCAACCGGTAGTCCAGCGGCGGCTCGGCGACCGTAAAGTGCTCGCTGTCTGCCACTGCCGCGAGGCGGTTCAGATAGGGGAGCAGGTCGAAGATGTCCTGGTGGCTGTACAGTTTCATCGTTTCACCCTGGCGTGCCAGCGGCGAGATGTGACTGTCCACTTCCTTGAGGTAGTGCTGGTTGTTGGTGTAGCTGGCATACCAGAACAGCGCCATCACCACGAACAGCGAGCCAAGCAACAGGTAGCCGACCCAGTGCACCGTAGCGTTGCGGTAGATCCACCAACGGTTATTGCTGGCGAGCGCCGATTCGCGAAACACCACGTCTTCCAGGAACTGTTTGACGAAATAGCTTTTGCCGTGGACCGCTGTGGTTTCCTCTGCTGTCTCGCCCTCAGCGCTGTCTGCACTGGCGCGCGGCGTGATATGCAGGGAGTCGTTCATTTCTGACATCATTTTGTCAAACGGCATACGGTCCTGGGTGCCGCTGGTGAAGTAAACGCCCCTTGGTGAAAAGGTGGCTTCAAAGCTTGAGGTGGCAAACAGCGTGTTCAGGTAATCCCCCAGCACCTTACGCACCTGGGCAAACGCCTGCGGGAACAGGTAGCCCTCACTGCGCAATTGCTGGTCTGGCTCTGCCAGCATGGTATTGACCAGACCGGCGTTAAGCCTCTCCATCAGCAGTGAAAAGTGTTTATCAAAGGCCGATTGCAGGGAAAAGTCGGCTTTCTGAGTGTCGCTGCGTGCAAACGTGAAACCCCAGATTTGGTTGCGCTGCTGTTTGTCGTACTGGCTGAACCAGGCCATAAAGCCGCGCAGCAGATCGACCTTACTGACCATGATGTACACCGGGAAGTCGATTTTTAGCGACTCGCGCAGTTCCACCAGACGCTTGTGCTGTGCCTGCGCCTGCTCGTGACGTTCCTGCGCGCTCCCGTTCATGAGATCGCTCAGGCTGACGGTCACGATGATGCCGTTAATGGGCTGACGCGGACGGTATTTTTTGAGCAGCCCAACGAAGTTGCCCCATTCACGCGCGTCCTGCTCCGGGTGACTTTCTTGCGTGGTATAGCGCCCGGCAGTGTCCAGCAGTACGGCGTTTTCGGTAAACCACCAGTCACAGTGGCGGGTGCCACCAATACCGCGAAGCGCCGTTTTGCCAAAGCGGTCGGCCAGCGGGAAATTGATACCTGAACTGACCAGCGCGGTGGTTTTGCCCGCACCTGGCGCGCCAAGCAGTACATACCACGGTAGTTGATACAGGTACTGTCGCCCGAAGCGCTGCATCCAGCCTGGCAGGAAGCGCCAGCCAGGCTGGTGGCTAAAGCGCGCTTTTTTCAAAAGCCGCGTGGCTTCTTCAAAACGC
Coding sequences:
- a CDS encoding protein of avirulence locus ImpE: MKSLDALLHDHSLSDSVALAEAAVKAAPGSADPRATWVQLLLLHGDWARGRVQLQAWQALTPVAKPTTQQLTDTVAAEIQRERVFRAQAAPEFLTPPQAWMTMLVSAMGMENARACDVRDEAFELAAASGGELLLARDKEETVRESFNWLADADSRLGPVCELIIDSRYCWVPYAELESITFQAPQNVVHLVWAHAMVKWRSGRQQVCQIPARYPLLEDTPDEFRLGRKTDWLTLGREGHYTGIGQKTLLTDNDEFAILPLRSIQFREEALQ
- a CDS encoding serine/threonine-protein phosphatase, whose translation is MKIETFSCSQRGSRAENQDKTGHYLGEHAACFVLCDGVAGDEGGARAASLACHFMLRHASQGKPCPPQDAPALIDQLQQVMQQAQSRESSRMRTTLVTLFIDRQSQQAHWIHAGDSRLYLFRNGYICQATRDHSLAQKMRDAGFQQGTAPDNLLYCALGDDTTSPSFSSTLDLSDGDAFLLCSDGFWQRYNVAMLEHTLRLSQSPQEWLMLIENLSSAQPSADNYSAIAVWVGSPQEATLLQMLPLDEHLIMPPSSSTDSGDTP
- the tagH gene encoding type VI secretion system-associated FHA domain protein TagH, producing MRLIVTRNKDNEKLPQSYCDFKTPGGTIGRGTDNTLILPDQTRAISRLQAVVHLSPGGECAITHRGSTTPLILNGRELAHNVQQPLAEGDVIDIGGYQFSVSLTYQSIPSTAMQTDMSAPVKHNIHEAVWDELEAEFTRFVAKPMPAAHLETDHPLYATGKSSATAADPLAQYEEVDLSTFLIKSSDPGHLFEQDETLARTTILNDTTPSVLLDLNTPEHEPEAPSAPAQTVWPPLFNPADAQAADWMRQDADIKSTPDPTDLFIDNAVPLTAALDDPPPPVSDGLEPLFTLMPEPEPDSAMLYVSPVPEAHSVPAPQAAQSSAPAVQPVVAPPEPLAHVPPPQPARMGVDPIRHQPFQHTKSCSQEQLHGELFSAFVDGLGLDDAPVAPDFSPEQLRLAGRLLSLFSQGTVALLSSRSILKRGLKAEMTMILEEENNPFKMLPSGKTVLMQIFSTPMPGFTPPESAVRDAMIDLQAHQLGMIAGVRAIIAAMLQTFHPDTLEKKAAEQPTNRGLFNGNHKAQLWDTLKAQYQQVANEVEDDFHTLFGEAFLHAYDIEVRQYKASQLRRESP
- a CDS encoding type VI secretion system tube protein Hcp, translated to MAIDMFMKVDGASGESKDSNHKGWTDIISFSWGASQPGNMGVGGGGGTGKVCFNDLHVKALIDKSTPSLLKHCANGKHLAKVELSVCKAGGGQMEYAKITLEDVLVTNIQYTGADDHDTVGILYAFQAAKVQQQYWEQTDQGGKGAESCSGWDIKQNCEA
- the tssC gene encoding type VI secretion system contractile sheath large subunit; its protein translation is MSQQFEQHSKPVVRAYTSDEFNSLLQKEFRPKTDQAKAAVENAVKTLAHQALENTVTVSADAYRTIQALIAEIDNKLSRQINKIIHHPTFQQLEGAWQGLHYLVNNTETDEMLKIRFISISKSELGRSLKRYKGVGWDQSPLFKNIYEQEYGQFGGEPFGCLVGDYYFDHSPPDVELLGEMAKISAASHCPFITGASPSVMQMETWQELGNPRDLTKIFQNTEYAAWRSLRESEDSRYLGLAMPRFLSRLPYGIRTNPVDEFDFEEETDSATHENYTWTNAAYAMAVNINHSFKEYGWCTAIRGVESGGAVADLPCHTFPSDDGGVDMKCPTEIAISDRREAELAKNGFMSLIHRKNSDFAAFIGAQSLQKPAEYYDPDATANAQLAARLPYLFACCRFAHYLKCIVRDKIGSFRERDDMEQWLNNWIMNYVDGDPANSSQETKARKPLAAAEVKVQEIEDNPGYYAAKFFLRPHYQLEGLTVSLRLVSKLPSLKQS
- the tssB gene encoding type VI secretion system contractile sheath small subunit, with product MALMKSRSGQKFIARNRAPRVQIEYDVEIYGAERKIQLPFVMGVMADLVGTPLEPQPGLEERKFLEIDIDNFDDRMKSLKPRVAFPVENTLNDEGKINVELVFESMDDFSPAEIARKVEPLKQLLDARTELSNLLSYMDGKSGAEELITKVLRNPLLLQSLTQAPKQPEPDVTHTATDVEEQP
- the tssA gene encoding type VI secretion system protein TssA; this encodes MTTEHLLAPVSAENSCGANLEYDAEFMKLEQLAAGKPEQQFGDTIIPAEAPDWAAVERTAVGLFSRTKDLRVMFYLTLAWTQVRGLQGYADGLQLIYQAIERYWHALYPQLESEGERDPFFRINALAWLGDSSQLTQAVRGATLFKSSGSELSLRDACALLDGSKQELPGYPDGLARLRNELSNPHHASLAVIDPINDTLGKLRHAIHLHLGDGALADMTLLTSGFSTLTQAIASARHTQTHDAEPDLILSPEVRGLPDDTLTLPPVEFGFGQVQSRADAIHLLEKVKDYFVRYEPSHPAPLMIERLQKVINLNFLQIVSNLAPDGLRQLETLFGTGGKDNES
- the tagF gene encoding type VI secretion system-associated protein TagF; amino-acid sequence: MNDEHAQTPTGSTIGWYGKIPGNGDFVQRGLPATLVNQWAHWFQSGLAARQVASAHRTRYSLSGAPLWHFILPATLGTPQVQMGCLMPSHDRVGRHYPLFAMWQIAPQHWHHGLLVQAPALCGELAQVLRPGVRHGHSVERIDQALQALGQLLPSECEQDGTPQDADEWLEAFDPQRYASIWWRCSASGAPFDAWVHSGNLTVQLFHHLFAPADGMTDARPEHYGQMFD
- the tssM gene encoding type VI secretion system membrane subunit TssM; this translates as MLSSLISVIGSRFMWGMVGIGSISMIIWFIGPWVSIGDYRPLESSLNRQIAIIAICALWLLIKLIGKGWRAWRNRSMLGQMTQAQPGENANADDPKLVERFEEATRLLKKARFSHQPGWRFLPGWMQRFGRQYLYQLPWYVLLGAPGAGKTTALVSSGINFPLADRFGKTALRGIGGTRHCDWWFTENAVLLDTAGRYTTQESHPEQDAREWGNFVGLLKKYRPRQPINGIIVTVSLSDLMNGSAQERHEQAQAQHKRLVELRESLKIDFPVYIMVSKVDLLRGFMAWFSQYDKQQRNQIWGFTFARSDTQKADFSLQSAFDKHFSLLMERLNAGLVNTMLAEPDQQLRSEGYLFPQAFAQVRKVLGDYLNTLFATSSFEATFSPRGVYFTSGTQDRMPFDKMMSEMNDSLHITPRASADSAEGETAEETTAVHGKSYFVKQFLEDVVFRESALASNNRWWIYRNATVHWVGYLLLGSLFVVMALFWYASYTNNQHYLKEVDSHISPLARQGETMKLYSHQDIFDLLPYLNRLAAVADSEHFTVAEPPLDYRLGLYRGTQVETAGNALYQKALKNVLLPFVAWQVSSILRNDIGADPDFSFEALKAYRMMYEAERYDGKYLRTWVMLNLQRSASASTTRAAWQQLETHLKALLDERVQASPYQRNTRLEQAAQQRLNEAPLSVRIYGRLKRILLKENALKPVSLTDLAGAQAELAFQRKSGKLAADAIPGLYTPRGYWLAFNKRIDDVTQTLLTEDGWVLNVSESALSPENRAELQKTVRLLYMQDFINTWDALLDDVGLKNIASLSQRISTARLLSAGDSPLRQFLVNVVANVKLTDEQERKDNSVALSKNEKSDSGLLDYLFSSRQNDERASAGGDLSNQPEQVAIKHFAPIIELAQSSGEGSKSIAFDAVLKQADGLYNYLIAVQSAANSGMAAPPGDVILALQAEAGRLPQPFKDMMLSLAVGASSDSQQKELEGLQKRAGFEVTSFCRQAIAGRYPLAQNASLDIASQDFARMFAPDSGIMDSFFRQNLEGKVDTSRAAWRFNPGVDGKTLAGGSGMLRSFQQARVIRDTWFNGRSQTPSYTLTLKPVSMDADILNMTLNLDGQVLRYSHGPIVPTVVSWPGTGNTNQVSLQLDLADGKTTNLTTSGDWALHRLMDKATRARSRTSLTQTVTFDLEGHRVVLEFTPHSVRNPFQPIAFSCP